Proteins co-encoded in one Cupriavidus metallidurans CH34 genomic window:
- a CDS encoding SDR family NAD(P)-dependent oxidoreductase, with the protein MSHPVVLITGATAGIGRATALAFAAKGARLVCSGRNAAAGDALISELREMGAEADFLAADVSREDDVMRLVSHAVERFGCLDIAVNSAGTEGTPGSIVEQTVQSYATTFDANVLGTFLCMKHELKAMIGQQRGVVVNLSSTMGSRGNPRNPMYVASKHAIEGLTKSAALDVIQANVRVNAVAPGPIETAMLGRIAGGADRLASVAATIPAGRVGTPEEVADAILFLASDQSTYITGQILHVNGGKTAG; encoded by the coding sequence ATGTCTCATCCTGTTGTCTTGATTACCGGCGCGACCGCCGGCATCGGCCGTGCGACGGCGCTTGCCTTTGCAGCCAAGGGCGCGCGGCTGGTCTGTTCCGGGCGGAATGCCGCAGCCGGAGACGCCCTCATCTCCGAACTTCGGGAGATGGGCGCGGAAGCAGACTTCCTGGCGGCCGATGTCAGCCGTGAGGACGATGTCATGCGTCTTGTCAGTCATGCCGTCGAGCGCTTTGGCTGCCTCGATATCGCAGTGAACAGTGCCGGGACGGAGGGCACACCGGGGTCGATCGTCGAGCAGACCGTCCAGTCGTACGCGACGACGTTCGATGCGAACGTCCTTGGGACGTTCCTTTGCATGAAGCACGAGCTGAAAGCAATGATCGGGCAACAGCGCGGAGTCGTTGTCAATCTGTCGTCCACGATGGGCAGTCGCGGCAATCCGCGCAATCCGATGTATGTGGCGAGCAAGCACGCAATCGAGGGCCTGACCAAGTCCGCGGCCCTTGACGTCATCCAGGCGAATGTCCGCGTCAATGCCGTGGCGCCGGGCCCGATTGAAACGGCCATGCTCGGGCGCATTGCCGGTGGCGCGGATCGGCTTGCCTCCGTCGCTGCGACGATCCCTGCCGGGCGCGTTGGCACCCCGGAAGAGGTCGCCGATGCGATTCTGTTCCTGGCATCCGATCAATCGACGTACATCACGGGGCAGATCCTTCATGTGAACGGTGGGAAGACCGCCGGGTAA
- a CDS encoding RBBP9/YdeN family alpha/beta hydrolase, with translation MTSGNQPTVVIVPGFRDHMPEHWQSLLAERLQQQGRAVRIVPQIDHDKRLRRARVENLERVVSGIPGPVILVAHSVGCLITVHWAQETKCAVQGALLAAPADFDNPLPPGYTDLPTLAKEGWTPIPRRQLKFPSIVVASRNDPLGKFERIQELAQAWGSRCIDAGEVGHLGPVDGFGTWPLAEELVQQL, from the coding sequence ATGACATCCGGAAACCAGCCAACGGTCGTAATCGTTCCCGGCTTTCGCGATCACATGCCTGAGCACTGGCAGTCACTGCTTGCGGAGCGCCTGCAGCAGCAGGGGCGAGCGGTGCGCATCGTGCCGCAGATCGATCACGACAAGAGGTTGCGCCGCGCGAGAGTGGAGAACCTCGAGCGTGTCGTCAGCGGCATCCCAGGGCCGGTCATCCTCGTCGCGCATAGCGTGGGCTGCCTGATTACCGTTCACTGGGCACAGGAGACGAAGTGCGCGGTGCAAGGCGCGCTGCTTGCTGCGCCGGCCGACTTTGACAACCCCTTGCCGCCCGGATACACCGATCTGCCGACGCTGGCAAAGGAAGGCTGGACGCCGATTCCACGTCGACAATTGAAATTCCCGAGCATCGTGGTCGCAAGCCGCAATGATCCGCTCGGAAAATTCGAGCGAATCCAGGAACTGGCGCAGGCGTGGGGCAGTCGTTGCATCGACGCCGGGGAAGTCGGGCATCTCGGACCTGTGGATGGCTTTGGCACATGGCCGCTGGCGGAAGAACTGGTTCAGCAACTCTGA
- the dbpA gene encoding ATP-dependent RNA helicase DbpA — MTSSAPTSFATLPLSAAMQATLVQLGYDAMTPIQAASLPLALAGHDLIAQARTGSGKTAAFALSLLHRLDPRPLDVQALVLCPTRELADQVTQEIRRLARAEDNVKVLTLSGGTPIRPQVESLVHGAHVVVGTPGRIIDHLDRGSLNIDAINTLVLDEADRMLDMGFHDDIAFIASHAPKDRQTLLFSATYPAAIDKLAHRFLRQPKTVKVEEAHDAATITQRFYEVEEGDRLNAVGRLLDHFRPATTLAFCNTKARCRDLADLLRAQGYAALELHGDLDQRDRDQVLVQFANRSCSVLVATDVAARGLDIAQLEAVINVDVTPDPEVHVHRVGRTGRAGEAGSAFSLVSLDEMGRVGNIEQHQGGEFEWHALDELKPSGGGRLLPPMVTLQMLGGRKEKIRPGDILGALTGEAGFTKEQIGKISVMEMSTYIAVDRAIGREAVKRLNEGKVKGRKVRVRMLTTDQR; from the coding sequence ATGACTTCTTCAGCCCCTACCTCATTCGCCACGCTGCCGCTGTCCGCGGCCATGCAGGCTACCCTCGTCCAGCTCGGCTACGACGCCATGACGCCGATCCAGGCCGCCAGCCTGCCGCTCGCGCTGGCTGGTCACGACCTCATCGCCCAGGCCCGCACCGGCAGCGGCAAGACCGCAGCGTTCGCGCTCTCACTGCTGCATCGTCTCGATCCGCGTCCGCTCGACGTACAGGCGCTGGTGCTCTGTCCCACACGTGAACTGGCCGATCAGGTCACACAGGAGATCCGTCGTCTCGCCCGCGCGGAGGACAACGTCAAGGTGCTGACGCTCAGTGGCGGCACGCCAATCCGGCCGCAGGTGGAGAGCCTTGTTCACGGCGCGCACGTTGTCGTAGGCACGCCGGGCCGCATCATCGATCACCTCGATCGCGGAAGCCTGAATATCGATGCGATCAACACGCTGGTGCTCGATGAAGCGGACCGCATGCTCGACATGGGCTTTCACGATGACATCGCATTTATCGCCAGCCACGCACCGAAGGACCGGCAGACGCTGCTGTTCTCGGCCACCTATCCGGCTGCCATCGACAAGCTCGCCCATCGCTTCCTGCGCCAGCCGAAGACGGTGAAGGTGGAGGAGGCGCACGACGCGGCCACCATCACCCAACGCTTCTACGAGGTGGAGGAGGGCGATCGTCTCAACGCCGTCGGCCGATTGCTCGACCATTTCCGCCCGGCCACCACACTCGCCTTCTGTAATACGAAGGCGCGCTGCCGCGATCTGGCCGACCTGCTGCGCGCGCAGGGATATGCCGCGCTTGAACTGCACGGTGACCTCGATCAGCGCGATCGCGACCAGGTGCTGGTGCAGTTTGCTAACCGGAGCTGCTCGGTGCTGGTAGCTACCGACGTGGCCGCACGCGGGCTCGACATCGCGCAGCTGGAAGCCGTGATCAACGTGGACGTGACGCCCGACCCCGAGGTCCATGTCCACCGCGTCGGCCGTACCGGACGCGCTGGCGAAGCAGGCTCGGCCTTCAGCCTCGTCAGCCTGGATGAAATGGGTCGCGTCGGCAACATCGAGCAGCACCAGGGCGGTGAGTTCGAATGGCACGCGCTTGACGAACTGAAGCCGTCAGGCGGCGGACGTCTGCTGCCGCCAATGGTCACGCTGCAGATGCTGGGTGGGCGCAAGGAGAAGATCCGGCCCGGCGACATCCTCGGCGCGCTGACCGGAGAGGCTGGCTTCACAAAGGAGCAGATCGGCAAGATCAGCGTGATGGAGATGTCGACCTATATCGCCGTGGACCGCGCCATCGGTCGCGAGGCGGTGAAACGGCTGAACGAAGGCAAG
- a CDS encoding beta-keto acid cleavage family enzyme has protein sequence MHFLDGHLYPENQQPLIITAAPYAPGWIPEDFPEDIPVTMEEQIQKAVDCYEAGARVLHLHVREANGKGSKRLSMFNELIAGVRAAVPDMVIQVGGSISFAPEEGQDAKWLSDDTRHMLAELDPKPDQVTVTVNTSQMNVTEHAGLDDFKGVSRGFPHLYKTYKDMVVPSNPSWAEEHIRRLTAAGIQSEFQCYNINSFETIERMIRRGVYKGPLVMNWVAISGGMDQANIFNLANMLRAVPDGAVVTVESSVLNVLPINMIGIALGLHVRCGIEDVLWNQSRTGKMSSVEQIKQLVRISREFGRPIATAKQTREILKLGVFYDTVEETLQANGFSPNRNGANQGFLRKQENLPS, from the coding sequence ATGCATTTCCTTGACGGCCACCTGTACCCCGAGAACCAGCAACCGCTGATCATCACCGCCGCACCGTATGCGCCGGGCTGGATTCCCGAAGATTTCCCGGAAGACATTCCGGTCACCATGGAAGAACAGATCCAGAAGGCGGTGGACTGCTACGAAGCCGGCGCCAGAGTGCTGCATCTGCACGTGCGCGAGGCCAACGGCAAGGGCAGCAAGCGTCTGTCGATGTTCAATGAGCTGATTGCGGGCGTGCGCGCCGCCGTGCCGGATATGGTGATCCAGGTGGGCGGCTCCATCAGCTTCGCGCCGGAAGAGGGCCAGGACGCCAAATGGCTCAGCGATGACACGCGACACATGCTCGCCGAGCTCGATCCGAAACCCGACCAGGTGACGGTCACCGTCAACACTTCACAGATGAACGTGACGGAACATGCCGGCCTCGACGACTTCAAGGGTGTCTCGCGCGGCTTTCCGCATCTCTACAAGACCTACAAGGACATGGTCGTGCCCTCGAACCCAAGCTGGGCCGAGGAGCACATCCGTCGTCTGACCGCTGCCGGCATCCAGAGCGAGTTCCAGTGCTACAACATCAACAGCTTCGAAACGATCGAGCGAATGATTCGCCGCGGCGTCTACAAGGGGCCGCTGGTGATGAACTGGGTGGCCATCAGTGGCGGCATGGATCAGGCGAACATCTTCAACCTGGCAAATATGCTGCGTGCCGTGCCGGACGGCGCCGTGGTAACGGTCGAGAGTTCGGTGTTGAATGTGCTGCCCATCAACATGATCGGCATCGCGCTGGGCCTGCACGTTCGTTGCGGCATCGAGGACGTGCTCTGGAACCAGTCCCGCACTGGAAAGATGAGCTCCGTCGAGCAAATCAAGCAGTTGGTGCGCATCTCCCGCGAATTCGGTCGTCCCATCGCCACAGCCAAGCAGACACGGGAAATCCTCAAGCTTGGGGTCTTCTACGACACCGTGGAAGAGACGCTTCAGGCCAATGGCTTCTCGCCGAATCGTAACGGCGCCAACCAGGGTTTCCTGCGCAAGCAGGAGAACTTGCCGTCCTGA
- a CDS encoding quinone oxidoreductase family protein gives MAKVVRIYETGGPDVLRFENATVGEPGPGEVRVRHVAVGLNFADTYFRSGLYKVPLPSSIGNEAAGVIEAVGSGVTHLAVGDRVTYTGFTPTLGAYSTDRLISADPLIKLPEAISCEVAAAMTMRGLSAAYLMRRIYPFKAGDTILLHAAAGGAGLIISQWAKLLGLTVIGTVSTDAKAEVARAHGCDHTINYSHEDVAKRVRELTDGVGVSVVFDSVGKDTFMSSLDSLKRRGLLVCVGFASGAVPAFDPAILARKGSAYLTRPGLADYIADPAEKAELVDELFGHVAAGRIRIDINRRYALEDAVQAHRDLEARKIVGSSIFAI, from the coding sequence ATGGCGAAAGTCGTCAGGATTTATGAAACGGGCGGGCCCGACGTCCTTCGTTTTGAGAACGCCACGGTTGGTGAGCCGGGACCGGGCGAGGTCCGTGTCCGTCACGTGGCGGTCGGTCTGAACTTTGCTGACACCTACTTTCGCAGCGGCCTCTACAAGGTTCCCCTGCCCAGCAGCATTGGCAACGAAGCCGCCGGCGTGATCGAGGCCGTCGGTAGCGGCGTCACGCATCTTGCCGTCGGCGACCGCGTAACCTATACGGGCTTTACACCCACGCTGGGCGCCTACAGCACCGACCGATTGATCTCCGCCGACCCGCTGATCAAGCTGCCGGAAGCCATCAGTTGCGAAGTCGCGGCGGCCATGACCATGCGGGGATTGTCAGCCGCGTACTTGATGCGCCGGATCTATCCCTTCAAGGCCGGCGACACCATCTTGCTCCATGCGGCCGCGGGTGGTGCCGGCCTGATCATCTCGCAATGGGCCAAATTGCTGGGGCTGACCGTCATCGGAACGGTTTCTACCGACGCCAAGGCCGAAGTGGCGCGCGCCCATGGTTGCGACCACACCATCAACTACAGCCATGAAGACGTGGCCAAGCGCGTGCGGGAACTGACGGATGGCGTAGGCGTGTCCGTGGTCTTCGACAGCGTGGGCAAGGACACCTTTATGTCGTCGCTGGACTCACTCAAGCGCCGTGGCCTGCTGGTCTGCGTGGGCTTCGCCTCCGGAGCCGTCCCTGCATTTGACCCGGCAATTCTGGCCCGCAAGGGCTCCGCGTATCTGACGCGACCGGGCCTGGCCGACTACATCGCCGATCCCGCCGAAAAGGCGGAGTTGGTCGATGAGCTGTTCGGCCACGTGGCCGCTGGCCGCATTCGCATCGACATCAATCGCCGCTACGCGCTGGAGGATGCCGTGCAGGCGCATCGCGACCTTGAGGCTCGCAAGATCGTCGGTTCGTCCATTTTCGCAATCTGA
- a CDS encoding porin, which produces MNKRLFALAAACACGAANAQSSVTLYGVVDVNVEYVNHVGAVPQAGNGYNPGPPQTVFRENSGGYSGSRWGLRGVEDLGGGLKSIFVLENGFNADTGTLQQGGRMFGRQAFVGLDTRFGVFTFGRQYQSIFSTMANFVPARYATQYEPTGVVAGANFRQDNTVKYSGTFGPFTAQADWSFGVGTTLPSTYPTVPTAGGAGEVPGQFRRDSAYGVALSYLAGPVGLGIGYDQWNPTIGTGNGTFKKAVVMASYAFNDTAKLMGGYRWGQNKDPGGTTILRDDFYWIGGQYRFSSALDFTLEYDYQNVKNLGGNNGVANPWQIALIADYAFSKRTDVYLTTAYSRNAGLAMESAASGFATSLALGNSYALANGQKSMFGAALGIRHVF; this is translated from the coding sequence GTGAACAAGAGACTTTTTGCCCTGGCCGCCGCTTGCGCGTGTGGCGCGGCCAACGCGCAATCGAGCGTGACCTTGTACGGTGTGGTCGATGTGAACGTGGAATACGTCAACCACGTCGGGGCCGTGCCGCAGGCAGGTAACGGCTACAACCCCGGTCCACCCCAGACGGTGTTTCGCGAGAATTCTGGCGGCTACTCCGGATCGCGTTGGGGTCTTCGCGGCGTCGAAGACCTCGGGGGCGGCCTGAAGTCGATCTTCGTGCTGGAAAACGGCTTCAATGCCGATACCGGCACGCTGCAACAGGGTGGACGCATGTTTGGGCGCCAGGCCTTCGTGGGCCTCGACACACGCTTCGGTGTGTTCACGTTCGGCCGACAGTACCAATCGATTTTCTCCACCATGGCCAACTTCGTCCCAGCGCGATATGCCACGCAGTATGAGCCGACGGGTGTGGTGGCAGGGGCCAATTTCCGCCAGGACAACACGGTCAAGTACTCAGGGACGTTCGGCCCCTTCACCGCGCAGGCGGACTGGTCGTTCGGGGTTGGCACGACGCTGCCGTCCACCTACCCCACGGTGCCGACGGCGGGTGGTGCCGGTGAAGTACCGGGCCAGTTCCGCCGCGATTCGGCCTATGGTGTCGCCTTGAGCTATCTGGCTGGGCCGGTCGGGCTGGGTATTGGCTATGACCAGTGGAATCCGACCATCGGCACGGGCAATGGCACATTCAAGAAGGCCGTTGTCATGGCCAGCTACGCGTTCAACGATACGGCGAAGCTGATGGGTGGTTACCGATGGGGGCAGAACAAGGATCCGGGCGGCACGACGATCCTGCGCGATGACTTCTACTGGATTGGTGGCCAATACCGCTTCTCGTCGGCGCTGGACTTCACGCTCGAGTATGACTATCAGAACGTGAAGAACCTGGGTGGAAACAACGGCGTGGCCAACCCCTGGCAGATTGCCCTGATCGCAGACTATGCTTTCTCCAAGCGAACGGACGTGTACCTGACCACGGCATACAGCAGGAACGCCGGCCTGGCGATGGAATCGGCAGCGAGCGGCTTCGCGACCAGCCTGGCGTTGGGCAATTCCTATGCGCTGGCCAACGGACAGAAATCCATGTTCGGCGCGGCATTGGGGATTCGACACGTGTTCTGA
- a CDS encoding SDR family NAD(P)-dependent oxidoreductase, whose protein sequence is MDLGLKDKRAIVTGGSRGIGKAIALQLAQEGVDVVVAARGRAALEATAAELATLTGRRIVPLAVDTSSKASVDSMVNQAIAALGGIDILVNAAALPGGISSASRLDEIDDAQAIEDIDIKVIGYLRTARALAPHLIANGWGRIVNIGGLAIYRTGRPIATLRNVGVAAITKNLADELGPKGINVTAVHPGATRTETTDAAFEAWAAARTSLGRIVEAREVAAVVAFLASPVSVAINGDAISVAGGSPGTIRY, encoded by the coding sequence ATGGATCTTGGTCTGAAGGACAAACGAGCGATAGTCACCGGCGGCAGCCGGGGTATCGGCAAGGCGATTGCGCTCCAGCTCGCGCAAGAAGGCGTCGACGTGGTGGTGGCAGCCCGTGGACGCGCGGCGTTGGAAGCGACGGCTGCGGAGCTGGCGACGCTGACAGGAAGACGGATCGTGCCACTCGCCGTCGACACTTCCAGCAAGGCTTCCGTGGACAGCATGGTGAACCAGGCCATCGCCGCATTGGGCGGCATCGATATACTGGTCAACGCCGCTGCATTGCCCGGTGGAATCTCATCGGCGTCCCGGCTCGATGAAATCGACGATGCGCAAGCCATTGAAGACATCGACATCAAGGTGATTGGCTATCTGCGCACCGCGCGGGCGCTCGCGCCACACCTGATTGCCAATGGCTGGGGACGGATCGTGAACATTGGTGGCTTGGCGATCTATCGCACCGGCCGCCCCATTGCCACGCTGCGCAACGTCGGCGTGGCTGCGATCACCAAGAATCTGGCGGATGAACTCGGGCCGAAGGGCATCAATGTCACGGCGGTCCATCCCGGAGCGACACGGACGGAGACAACCGACGCGGCATTCGAGGCCTGGGCCGCGGCAAGGACCTCGCTGGGCCGCATTGTGGAAGCCCGCGAGGTTGCAGCCGTCGTGGCATTCCTTGCATCGCCAGTGAGTGTGGCGATCAATGGCGATGCCATTTCTGTCGCTGGCGGGAGCCCCGGCACCATCAGGTACTGA
- a CDS encoding beta-keto acid cleavage family enzyme has protein sequence MAAPQSKVIVTCAVTGSIHTPTMSPYLPITAREIEDEAVAAAEAGAAIVHLHARNPENGQPSQDPALFRAFLPRIAARSDVVINLTTGGAPNMSVEERLQPALQLKPEVASLNMGSMNFGLYPMLARHATFKHDWERPYLEGSEDRVFRNTFKEIRYILESCADNGTRFEIECYDTSHLYTAAHFIDRGILKPPFFIQSVFGLLGGIGTHADDVMHMRRTAERLFGKDYYWSVLGAGRSQMPIASMAAAMGGNVRVGLEDSLWEDRGKLSTSNADQVKRVVGILRSLNLDVASPDEARDMLQLKGRDAVAF, from the coding sequence ATGGCAGCACCACAGAGCAAGGTGATCGTCACCTGCGCCGTGACCGGCAGTATTCACACCCCCACAATGTCGCCTTATCTCCCCATCACCGCCAGGGAGATCGAAGACGAGGCCGTTGCCGCGGCGGAGGCTGGCGCGGCCATTGTCCATCTCCATGCGCGAAACCCGGAGAATGGCCAGCCATCGCAAGACCCGGCCCTCTTTCGTGCGTTTCTCCCACGGATCGCGGCCCGTTCGGACGTCGTGATCAATCTCACGACTGGTGGCGCCCCCAACATGTCGGTGGAAGAACGCTTGCAGCCGGCACTTCAACTCAAGCCCGAGGTTGCCTCGTTGAACATGGGGTCCATGAACTTCGGTCTCTATCCGATGCTCGCCCGGCACGCGACGTTCAAGCACGACTGGGAACGTCCTTACCTCGAAGGCTCCGAGGACCGTGTGTTCCGCAACACGTTCAAGGAGATCCGCTACATCCTCGAATCCTGCGCCGACAACGGCACACGCTTCGAGATCGAGTGCTACGACACGAGCCACCTTTACACGGCCGCGCACTTCATTGATCGCGGCATCCTCAAGCCGCCTTTCTTCATCCAGTCCGTGTTCGGCCTGTTGGGCGGCATCGGCACGCACGCCGACGATGTCATGCACATGCGCCGCACCGCGGAGCGCCTGTTCGGCAAGGACTACTACTGGTCCGTGCTCGGCGCTGGTCGCAGCCAGATGCCGATTGCATCGATGGCGGCGGCGATGGGCGGAAACGTCCGCGTTGGCCTGGAGGATTCACTCTGGGAAGACCGCGGCAAGCTGTCCACCAGCAACGCCGACCAGGTCAAACGCGTGGTTGGCATTCTGAGGTCGCTGAACCTCGACGTGGCATCGCCGGACGAGGCCCGCGACATGCTGCAGCTAAAGGGCCGCGATGCCGTCGCGTTCTGA
- a CDS encoding Bug family tripartite tricarboxylate transporter substrate binding protein has protein sequence MTWITHGARQAMALALVLGSALPAMEAARAADWPTRPVRILVGAPPGGTADIVARLVARELQASLGQPVIVDYKAGAGGTIAVQTMLASPRDGYTFLLIQKGIASEVPHAIKVSYDPFKDIVPIAQLTQYGLVLVGNPNLPAKDLGELVRYVKSKPGKFDYANFGVGTRGQTMGVQFNRVAGLDAGTVSYKGSPAALQDVMGGQVPLMFDGPATSLPFIKAGKLRAYAVASPRRMAALPDVPTFTESGYPDLQDVSWMGIWSAQGVPPAVMTKMRDATLKVTQSPTLRPRLEDMGMEPGSPATTDELLKDVRESYERQGALLRSIHFKPD, from the coding sequence ATGACATGGATCACTCACGGTGCCCGCCAGGCCATGGCGCTCGCACTCGTCCTTGGTTCTGCGCTGCCGGCCATGGAGGCGGCCCGGGCCGCCGACTGGCCCACCAGGCCCGTGCGGATACTCGTAGGCGCTCCCCCGGGTGGTACGGCGGATATCGTGGCACGCCTCGTTGCCCGTGAGTTGCAGGCATCGCTTGGCCAACCGGTCATCGTCGACTACAAGGCGGGCGCGGGGGGCACCATCGCCGTCCAGACCATGCTGGCTTCGCCGCGAGACGGCTACACGTTCCTCTTGATCCAGAAGGGGATCGCATCGGAAGTGCCTCATGCCATCAAGGTGTCCTACGACCCTTTCAAGGACATCGTCCCGATTGCTCAGCTTACGCAATATGGTCTCGTTCTCGTCGGGAATCCCAATCTGCCCGCGAAGGACCTCGGTGAGTTGGTCAGGTACGTGAAGTCGAAGCCGGGCAAGTTCGACTATGCGAACTTTGGCGTCGGCACGCGCGGTCAGACGATGGGTGTGCAGTTCAATCGCGTTGCCGGGCTCGATGCTGGCACCGTGAGCTACAAGGGCTCACCGGCCGCGCTGCAGGATGTGATGGGTGGACAGGTGCCGCTCATGTTTGACGGTCCGGCGACTTCGCTGCCGTTCATCAAGGCGGGGAAGCTCAGGGCCTATGCGGTGGCATCGCCCAGGCGAATGGCCGCGCTGCCTGACGTTCCGACCTTTACCGAGTCGGGATATCCAGACCTGCAGGACGTGAGCTGGATGGGGATCTGGTCCGCCCAGGGCGTGCCGCCAGCCGTGATGACGAAAATGCGCGACGCGACGCTCAAGGTGACGCAATCTCCGACGCTCCGGCCAAGGCTCGAGGACATGGGTATGGAGCCCGGTTCGCCGGCTACCACCGATGAGCTTCTCAAGGATGTGCGCGAGTCGTACGAGCGTCAGGGCGCGTTGCTGCGCTCCATCCACTTCAAGCCGGACTGA
- a CDS encoding Bug family tripartite tricarboxylate transporter substrate binding protein, with product MALRMQKPTAVVLGAAALLALCASAQALAEDVWPSRPIQMVVASSAGSGVDALARLMAQRLSIALKQPVVVDNRPGGSGVIGTNAVVKAPADGYTILYTTASNMVVAPAVLKTIPYNPKKSLVPIAETASGGVVLLVSNDLPVHSLPELIQLLKANPDKYGYATWATGSSGQLMMEWLKKQTGMKTDHVPYRTSTQLLTDLSSGIVKIGWTDPGAPVPFLRSGKVRAIAIAGNVRAPQLPEVKTMGEQGYAFDAVGWFGMFAPAGTNPAIVKRLSDEVNKAQASPDLAATMKAMNFGPPPVKTAVQFGETVSHDLDVWSKIATDAGIQID from the coding sequence ATGGCATTACGCATGCAAAAGCCGACTGCGGTCGTGCTGGGTGCTGCGGCGCTTCTGGCGCTGTGCGCTTCAGCGCAGGCACTGGCTGAGGACGTCTGGCCCTCGCGCCCGATTCAGATGGTCGTGGCGTCGTCGGCAGGGTCCGGAGTCGATGCGCTGGCGCGCCTGATGGCGCAGCGTCTGTCGATCGCGCTGAAGCAACCTGTCGTTGTCGATAACCGGCCCGGCGGCAGTGGCGTCATCGGGACCAACGCTGTCGTCAAGGCGCCTGCTGACGGATACACGATCCTTTACACCACGGCATCGAACATGGTCGTTGCCCCGGCCGTACTGAAGACCATCCCCTACAACCCCAAGAAAAGCCTTGTACCCATCGCCGAGACGGCCTCGGGTGGCGTGGTACTGCTGGTGAGCAACGACCTGCCGGTCCATAGCCTGCCGGAACTCATCCAGCTGCTCAAGGCGAACCCGGACAAGTACGGCTACGCAACCTGGGCCACGGGATCGTCAGGCCAGTTGATGATGGAATGGCTCAAGAAGCAGACCGGCATGAAGACCGATCACGTCCCGTATCGGACTTCGACCCAGTTGCTGACCGACCTGTCCTCGGGAATCGTGAAGATCGGTTGGACAGACCCGGGCGCGCCAGTCCCATTCCTGCGCTCCGGGAAGGTCCGCGCCATTGCCATTGCCGGCAACGTTCGCGCGCCGCAGCTACCGGAGGTCAAGACCATGGGTGAACAGGGCTACGCGTTCGATGCGGTGGGCTGGTTCGGCATGTTCGCACCGGCAGGAACCAACCCGGCGATCGTGAAGCGGTTGTCCGATGAGGTCAACAAGGCCCAGGCATCCCCGGATCTCGCTGCCACGATGAAGGCCATGAACTTTGGTCCCCCGCCTGTGAAGACAGCGGTGCAATTCGGCGAGACGGTCAGCCACGACCTCGATGTCTGGTCGAAGATCGCCACCGATGCGGGGATTCAGATCGACTAG
- a CDS encoding TauD/TfdA dioxygenase family protein, producing MKIRQITPAIGAEISGVNIGEAARDPAVFAEIRAALLKHRVLFFRKQEITRADHVAFASGFGKLEDHPVVGSVPDYPGLVKVYRSDNPHSFENSYHCDGLWRPNPAMGAVLRCLECPEIGGDTIWVNMVKAYEELPDEIKSKIDGLRARASIEHSFGAVMTPENRAKLAQDHPPVEHPVVRIHPETGEKILFVGASFTTHFTNYSTPANVRHGIDKSPGASLLLNYLTSRATIPEYQVRWAWQEGDVAVWDNRSTQHYAVNDYYPAPRKMERAGIVGDIPY from the coding sequence ATGAAGATCAGGCAAATCACCCCTGCGATCGGGGCCGAGATTTCCGGCGTCAACATCGGCGAGGCGGCACGCGATCCGGCAGTCTTCGCCGAGATCCGCGCGGCGCTGCTCAAGCACCGGGTCCTCTTCTTTCGCAAGCAGGAAATCACGCGCGCCGACCACGTGGCCTTCGCCAGCGGCTTCGGCAAGCTGGAAGACCATCCCGTGGTTGGCAGTGTTCCGGACTACCCGGGCCTGGTGAAGGTCTACCGTAGCGACAACCCGCACAGCTTCGAGAACAGCTATCACTGCGACGGTCTGTGGCGCCCCAATCCGGCCATGGGGGCTGTCCTGCGCTGCCTCGAATGTCCCGAGATCGGCGGTGACACCATCTGGGTGAACATGGTGAAGGCGTACGAGGAACTCCCCGATGAGATCAAGTCGAAGATCGACGGCCTGCGCGCCAGGGCCAGCATCGAACACAGTTTCGGGGCGGTAATGACGCCGGAGAACCGCGCGAAGCTGGCGCAGGATCATCCACCGGTGGAGCATCCTGTGGTGCGCATCCACCCGGAAACCGGCGAGAAGATCCTGTTCGTCGGTGCCTCGTTCACGACGCACTTCACCAACTACAGCACGCCGGCCAACGTGCGCCATGGCATCGACAAATCGCCTGGCGCCTCGCTGCTGCTCAACTATCTGACCAGCCGCGCCACCATTCCGGAGTACCAGGTGCGCTGGGCCTGGCAGGAGGGAGATGTCGCGGTGTGGGACAACCGCAGCACGCAGCACTACGCCGTCAACGACTACTATCCGGCGCCGCGCAAGATGGAGCGCGCCGGCATCGTCGGTGATATCCCGTACTGA